The sequence below is a genomic window from Sphingobacterium sp. ML3W.
CTCCATGCCTGATGAACTCCTAAAGGAGGTTGTTGATCTGCAGGCTAAACATTTTCTGCCGGTGCATTCGGGTAAGTTTGCTTTAGCACTACACGATTGGAAGGAGCCTTTATCTCTTGTAAGCCGGTATGCTGCGGAAGCTAATATCCCAGTTTTGACTCCAAAAATGGGTGAAATCGTTTATTTAAAGCAATTGGATAAACCGTATGAGAAATGGTGGGAAGGTCTTCAATAAGGCTGTTACTTATTCTTTTCCGCAATCCACAAGGATAGGTATTTAGTACTTTGTAGGGTGTGGTGTAACAAGAGTTGCCCCATGAAATTCTGTTGTCGATGTGCTTGAAGTTGTGCTTTGATGAAACGGATACTCATTAAAAAATCGTCTTCAAACTTGGTACGTGCGTAACGCTGATTTAGGATCGCTATGCCGTTACTTTGCGCTTCTTGCCAGCGTGTTTTATTGTTATAGAGTTCGATTGCTTTTTCAATAAATAGCTGCGGTTCATTAGCAATAAAACCGTTCCAAGGTAAGTCGCCACACATGGCTTCGGCGCCAATGCTGGTTGTAACGGATGGTGTGCCGGTTTGCATGGCGTCTATAAACTTGCCTTTTACACCTGCTCCGAATTGGATAGGTGCCAAAAGGATGCGATGGTCAGCCATTGTGGTCTGGGCATTTTCCGTCCTTCCATGTATAAAGAAACGTTCTTTCGGATTATTGAGCTGCAGTACCTTTTGACTTGGGTAAGCTCCATAGATGTTTAATTTGGCTTGAGGAAGTTGTTTCCTAAGCAGGGGCCAGATCTCTTTTTTTAAATATTGTACCGTATTCCAATTGGGTTCGTGAATAAAATTGCCAATAAACATAAAATCTGCGCGCTCCTCGTAGGTTTTCCATGAATCGATGCAGGCATGGTCAATTTCTTCTTCTAAAAATGGTAGATAATAGAGGATAGCGGGGCTGATGGCAAATTGATTGGTCAACAATTGCATCTCAAGTTCGGAGATAATGATGGAGATATCCGATCGTAAGATTGCGGCTATTTCCCTTTTTGCGATATCGGAGTAAAGCAGTGTCTGATCAAACTGTTCCCCAGTTTTAGCATTGGACTGTCGGGCATGTCTTAGGAAGTGTAAATCCTCGGTATCGAGTATACGTACAGCATCTGGACATTCTTGAGCCACCCGCCAACTGTATTGTTCTTCGGTCATAAAGCGATCGAAAACAACGATTTGAGGATGAAGGTCGCGGACGAACTCATTGAATTGATCATCGTTAAGTTTGATTTCCACTTCTTTTATACCCATTGCTTTTAAATCGGCACTGTATGGCGATTTGGATGCAGCACTTGCGAATGTGATGGTGTTGTTATTTTTTTGAAAACTTTTCAGCAATTGGACCATGCGAAATCCCGCAGCTGAAGAACTCGGCTCCGGCCATACTAAACCGATAAAAAGTATTTCTTGTTTTTCCATCGATGGAAATTTACACAAAAACCCCAATAATATCTTCATTATATTTTCAATCGACTGGCTACTAGATTGTAATATTTACGTTTTGAAAAATAATAAAAGACAAAGAATACATGAATGAATAAGCAGGTCATTACTTTAAAATTAATGATGAATCATAATTCCATACTGGGTTAGCAGCGTAATTCCAAATTGTTTCTGTGGGAATAGGCATTGATAACAAAGGATAATTGCTTAACGTCCAAGAGGGGGGATGTCGCTAGATGTCAAAAGATATTAGGGTATAAAGCAGTAATTTATTTTGATTTAAAACAAGGATTACAATTTCTTTATTTAATGTGGGTAAATACTTTTTATATTTATAGTAGATAACGGCCATCATCCCTATGAAGAAATCATTGTTAAGCGGTATACAAAAATTCTCCCCTAAAACATATTGGAAAGAACTGTTAGCTGTTTTTATCGTGTTGTTGGCATTTGTTTTTTTTAGGAGCGAACGTAAGGAGATAGCTTCAATAGGCCCGCAGTTGGCCACGGCGGACTTCAATTGGCTACTCGTCGGACTTGCCGTAACCCTCCTGTATATCCTATTGCAGGGGGTGATGTACATCTTTAGTTTTCGAACGATTGGATTGAAGTTGAATTTATGGGATGCGATTGAATTGTTTTTGAAAAGAAACCTACTGAGTGTCTTTCTTCCTGCAGGGGGAGTGAGCTCATTGGCGTATACAACTTCGCAGTTAAGAAAGAAACAGCTCAATTCAACCAAGATCCATCAGGCGGGAGCGATATATGGTTATGTAGGGCTTTTGACCGTTTTTATTATTGGGGTGCCCATCATTCTGTATACGGTCTTTGATCATAAAAATTTTGATAATGCTTGGATATCACTGCTTGTTTTGGGCTTATTGCTCGGTTTATCTTTTGTTTTCTTTTGGTCGATTAGGGTAAAAAATGGGCTGTACCGTTGGCTGGAACTCAAATTTCCTAGTTTAATAGCCAATATACACGACATATTTTCTGCTCATATTCATAAAGGCTATTTATGGACCACGATCCTCATTTCAACCGGTATAGAGCTCTGTGGTATCGCGCATGCTTTTATTAGTATGCATGCGCTCCAGACGCA
It includes:
- a CDS encoding glycosyltransferase; protein product: MEKQEILFIGLVWPEPSSSAAGFRMVQLLKSFQKNNNTITFASAASKSPYSADLKAMGIKEVEIKLNDDQFNEFVRDLHPQIVVFDRFMTEEQYSWRVAQECPDAVRILDTEDLHFLRHARQSNAKTGEQFDQTLLYSDIAKREIAAILRSDISIIISELEMQLLTNQFAISPAILYYLPFLEEEIDHACIDSWKTYEERADFMFIGNFIHEPNWNTVQYLKKEIWPLLRKQLPQAKLNIYGAYPSQKVLQLNNPKERFFIHGRTENAQTTMADHRILLAPIQFGAGVKGKFIDAMQTGTPSVTTSIGAEAMCGDLPWNGFIANEPQLFIEKAIELYNNKTRWQEAQSNGIAILNQRYARTKFEDDFLMSIRFIKAQLQAHRQQNFMGQLLLHHTLQSTKYLSLWIAEKNK